The stretch of DNA GAAGGTGACGTGGAAGTCCCCGGACACCTTCGTGCCGGGCAACAGGTCCTTCTGGAAGGTGAGCGTGCCCCGGGCGATGCGGGGAAAGCCGCGCACGGGCTCGTCCAGCACGCTGCGGCTCACCTCCCCGCGCTGCACCTCGGAAGGCGGGGGGCCGAGCGCCTCCGTCAAATCGATGGGGGTGCCCGGCGCGAAGGTGAGGTTCTCCCGCTTCGCCGTCACCTTGAGGATGGTGTTCTCCCCGGCGCCCTGGGGGGTGATGAAGCGCACGGAGACTTCCTCCGGGGTGCCCTGGGCCTCGGCGCGCTCGTAGCGCAGGTCCAGCAGCGGGCTGACGCTGCCCTCGATGCGGGGGCCCTCGCCGCACGCCCCCAGCAGGCCCGCGAGCAGGCCCGCGAGCAGGCCCGGAGTAGTGCGCGAGGACCTCACTTGCAGCCCTTCCAGGCGGCGTCCACGTCGGGGCCCGTGAGCGAGGCCAGGTCCTTGAGGACGGACAGCTCGCGCTTGGCGCCCGCCGCGTCGCCGAAGCGGCAGCGCAGGGCGGCGAGGTTCAGCCGGGCCTTGCCGTAGGTGGGGTCCGCCTCCAGCGCCCGCGCGTACGCCTCGCGCGCGCTCATGGCATCGCCCTGGTTGAGCAGCGCCCAGCCCAGCGCGTTGTGCGCCCCGGCGCGCGTGTCCTGAAGCTCCGTCACCCGGCCGAAGGTGAGCTGGGCCCGCGCGTACTGGTGGTTCTCCAGGTACGCCATGCCCAGGGCCTCCAGCGCATCGGCGGACAGCGTGGCCTCGGCCTTCTTGCGCAGCTCGTCCACCGCGGCGCTCCGCGCGGGCGCCCCGCTCGCGGGCACCGGCAGCGCCGCCGACTCGCTCCGCGAGCGGCAGCCCACCACCGCGGCGCTGAACACCTCCAGCTGCTCGGCGCGGGACAGACAGGCCTTGAAGGCATCCTCCGCGCGGGTGCGCAGCGGGGCCACCTGCTCCTTCACCGCCGTCTGGAAAGTCTTCGCCTCCGCCGCGGACAGGCCCGCGGGCGGCGGCGTGGCGTCCACCACGTCCGCCAGGTGTCCGTAGGCCAGGCCCAGCTTCCACAGCGAGGCCACCGCCCACTCCGGGTACCCGAGCGAGGCGGCCTGCGTGTAGATGCCCTCCATGCCCTGGAGCGAGGCGACCTTCTCCTCCACCTGGTCGGCGGGCAGGTCCTTGTAGCCGCGGTAGAGAATCTCTCCCAGGTACCACAGGCCCTTGGCGGCCTCCTCCGTCTGCCCGTTGGGGCCCTGCACGGCGGTGGTGAGGGTGGCGATGAGCTTGTCGGGCGGCTCCTTGGGCGCGGTGGTGGCCTGCACCTCGGCGAGGATGGCGGCGGCGCCCGTGCTCGTCTTGTCCAGCGCCAGGGCCAGCTCCGCCGACTGCTTCGCGCGCGCGGGGTCCTTCTGCTTCATGCGCGTCTCGGCCAGCAGCACCAGCACCTCGGCCTTGCGCGGGCCCGCCACCTCGGAGGCGGCCTCCAGGTTGCGCGCGGCATCCTTGTACTCGCCCAGCGCCAGGCGCAGCCGGGCGGCGTTCAGCCAGCCGTCCACGCCCGTCACGTCCGCGCCGAGCTTCTGGCCCACCTTCTCGAACCACTCCGCCGCCTCGTCGAAGGCCGCGGCCTCCGCCGCGTGGCGGCCCAGCGTCAGCAGCACGTCGGGCAGGTACTGGCTCTTGGGGTAGTCGGCCAGCAGCTTCGCCCCCAGCTCGCGCTCGCTGCCCAAGTCCCGCTTCTCGCGCGCGGCGGTGAAGGCGCCATAGAGGGCCTTCTCGCCGATCTCCGTGTTCTTGTTCTGCTCGGCCACCTGGGTGAGGCCCTGGATGACGTCGCCCGTCTCCTGGGCGCTCTGGAGCGCCAGCTCGTCCAGCGCCTCGGCGCGGCTCTGGGTGAGGATGCGGCGCACGTCCTCCTGGAACTTCGCGGGCAGCGCGGTGCCGATGAACTTCTTGCCCGTCTCCTCCAGGCCCTTGAAGTCGTTGATCTGCCGCAGGCTGTCGAGCGCCAGGTTGCCGGCCGCGGGCGCGTCCTTGTGGTTGGGGTGCGCCAGGGCGAAGGCGGTGAAGAGCTCGGAGGCCTTCGGGTAGTCGCCGTCCTCGTAGTAGGCGCGCGCGATGTTGAAGCGCACCTCCATCACGTTGGGGCTCTGCGGGAAGCGGGTGATGTAGTTGCTGCCCAGCAGCTTGAGCGCCTGGCGCGCGTCGGCCACCTCGAAGGCGGTGCGCTTCTGCGCCTCCTCGGGCTTGAGCGTGGAGAAATGCGAGAGCAGGGCCGCGTACACGGCCTCTCCCGCCGCCTTCTCGTCCTTCTGCTTGGCCTTGTCCTCGTAGCGGGCCAGCTCCTCGTACTGGCGCGCGGCCTCCGGGAAGGCCCCCGAGGCGAACAGCGCCTCGGCGCGGTTCTTCATGATGGGCCGCACGTACTGCTCCGGCCGGAACAGGCTCAGGTACTCCTGGTAGGCCGCCGCGGCGGTGACGTAGAGCGCCTTGTCGTCCTTCTTCTGCGCCGCCAGGTGGAGCTGCGTGGAGAGGTCGCGCGCCATCTCCTCCAGCTCCGCGAGGTACTTCTTGCGCTCGGGCTCGGGCAGCTCGGGGTCGGTCTTGCTCTGCACCGCCGAGCGCACCAGGAAGCGGATGTCCGTGGGCTCCGGCAGCACCTTGCCCTTGGAGGCCTTGAGCGCGTCGTACAGCTTCTGGCCGCGCTCCAGGTCCAGCTCGGGGTCGAACTGGATCTCCATCAGCTTGCGCAGCGCGGGGATGGCGTACTCGTACTGCTGCTTGATGAAGTAGCGGTTGCCCAGCTTGTCGAGGGCGAGCGCGAACGTGGCGCGGCTTTCGCTGAGCTTCTCGAAGTAGTTGAGCGCGCCCTTGGCGGGCCGGGCCTCGGTGTAGCTGTAGACGAGGTCGAGCAGCGCCTCGCGCTTCACGTTGAGCGCCTTCTTGGCGTCCACGCCGGGCAGGGGCTCGCTGGCGGCGGCGGCCTCGAAGAAGACGACGGCGTCGGCGTGCCGGGCCTGGTTCACGCGGATCCAGCCCATCTTGTAGCGGGCCAGGTCATGCACCGGCGAGGGCGGCAGGGCGAGGATGGCCGCGTAGTGCTTCTCCGCCTCGGCGAGGTCCGCCTTGTCGAAGAAGTGGTCGCCGAGAATTTGTTCAGCCTCCAGGCGCAGGGGGCTCGTGGGGTACTTGCGCGTCAGCTCCCCCAGCGTCTTGAGCATCTCGTCGAACTGGCCCAGCTCGCGCTGCTCGTGTGCCAGGTAGAAGGTGACTTTGTCCCCGTCGTGGAAGTCCGGGTACTCGCGCAGCAGGCGGTAGTACATCTGCACCGCCTTGTTCTTCATCAGCCGCGTCTCCGGGGAGACGATGGCGCCGGTGGCCCCCTCCGGCCGGGACTCGGCCTGGAGGTAGTACACGTAGCGGCTCTTCTCCACGTACAGCTCGGCCAGGCGGAACTGGAGGTCCGGCAGGTACGGGGCGTTGCGGCTCTTGGCGATGAGGCGCTCCGTCTCACCGATGGAGCGGTCCACCTTGAAGATGTCGCGCTTGAGCCGCGCGATCATCTCCTCGCGCTCCTTGGCCTTGGAGACGATGGGGTTGAAGGCGCGGTCCCCGCCGCGCGAGGGGGAGGCCGGGGCGGCGGTGAGCAGCGCCGCGGCGAGGAGGCTGCCGAGGGTGCCGCTCATGGCGTCTCCTCGATGCAGCGGCTCTCGATGCGCACGCGGTAGTCCCGGAGCTCGTCGTTCCAGTACTCCCCGCCGAAGCGGAAGGCCACCTGGGCGGGCGACAGCAGCTCTTCCTCGGGCGGCACCGGGGCCTTGGCGCCCCGCTTCACCCGCTCATACAACTTCAGTCCCACTTCGTACTCCATCAGGCGCACCTGCTCGGCGGCGCGCAAGAGTGTGTCGGCTTCCTGGCGCACGGCCTCGCCGAGCCGCGCCTGGTAGACGCGCTCGGACTCGGCCAGCGACAGGGCATAGAGCTTGGTGAGGTGTCCCTGGAGCCGCTCGCCGAAGCTGCCCGCGTAGCGGCCCAGCCGCTCGGACTCCAGCTCCAGCAGCTCCTTGAAGCGCGCGGCCCGCTGGGTGTTGCCGTGGGCGGCGGCGGCCCGGCGCAGGCGCACGTCCTGCGTCAGGTCCTCGCGCGCGCGGATGGACTCCAGCGAGTCCGCGAAGCGGCGCGTCAGCTCCTTCGCCGCGCGCTTGGCGGGCAGGTAGTGGCACAAGTCGCGGTAGATGAGCGCGCGCAGCAGGTACTTGTCCGGCAGGAACTCGTCGCGGAACGAGGGCGCGTCCAGCGTGGTGAGGATGCCCAGCGCGGCGCGCAGCTCTCCCAGCTTGTAGCGCGTCCACGCCTCCTCCAGGTAGAGCGTGGCCCGGCCAGGGTCCAACATGGGCAGCTTCACCCGCGCGTACGCCTCCAGCGCGCCCGGGTAGTCGGTGCGCTCGTAGCGCAGCCGGGCCACCGCGAGCGCCGCCTCGTTGCGCGCCTCGCGCGTGAGCTTCTCGTCCTCGGACAGGGCGAGGAAGTCCTGGATGAGCTCCTCTGGGGGCTCCTTCACCGTGCGCAGGCGGGTGACGAGCAGGGCGAACTTCGCGCGGCTGGCCTCGGCGCTGGTGGGCTCCAGCTTGTCGAAGTGCGTGTGGGCCCAGCGCTCGTTGCCCACGCGCAGGTCCACCAGCCCCTGCTGGTAGTGCGCGTAGGCCCCGGCCTCCTGCTCCAGGAAGCCCAGGTCCATGGCGCCGAACACCTGCTCGTCGATCATCACCTCGTCGTGCGGCCGGTCCGTCAGCTCGCGCAGGGCCTCCAGCGCGCGCGGCAGCACGTTGGGGTTGGAGCGCTCGCGGGCGATGCGGCCCAGGTACGTGGCGCCCGCGTGGGTGAGCCCCAGGTCCACGAGGCTGCGCGCCAGGAAGTACTGCGCCCAGGCGTAGTTGTCGTCCGTGCGGGGCGCGGCCGACAGCCAGGCGAACAGGGGCCCCGCGGCGCCGCGCGGGTTGCCGTCGAAGTACTTCTTCAGGGCCTCGTCGAAGAGGCGCGGGTCCACCTTCTCGGGGGCCGCCGCGGCCTCGGGTTCCTCCGGGGCGGCGGGGGCCTCGGCCGGGGCCTGGGCGGGCGTGGAGGCAGCCGCCTCCGGGGCCTGAGGGGCGGCCCGGGCGGTGACGGGGGGGATCAGGAGCGCGGCGCCCGTGAGCGCGGCAAGCAGGGTGCGGGACATCATTCCGTGGCGCCGAAGTTGAAGGCGGTGGCGAGCTGGAAGGTGGGGACGTTGACGATGCGCGAGGCGCCGGCGAACAGGATGTTGTTCGTCACATCGAGCCGGAAGGAGATGTGCTGGGAGGTGAAGAGGCGCAGCCCCACGCCGATGTTGGCCGCGGGCCGGAAGCCATCATCGCGGTTGAGCTTGAAGACGGTGGCGCCCGCGAGCACGAACGCCTCGAAGTGCAGCACGCGCCGGTTGAGGAAGGCCGTCTTGCCGTAGAAGGGGCTCCACACCACGTCCGAGCCCACCATCCACTGCACCTCGTCCTCGAAGGCGTTGGCGGTGGGCGCCACGCCGAAGTCGCGCTCGAGCTGGCGGCGCAGGCTCGTCTCCACGTTGTAGCTGTAGGCGCCGCGGCCCACCTGCCACGCGAAGCTGTCGGAGAAGTGGTACGTGTAGCCCAGGGCCGCGAAGTAGCCCTTGTAGAAGGCGTCCGCGGGCAGCGCCCCCACCCCCAGCGTCAGCTCGTGGTTGAGCCGGTACAGGCGGTCCTGCACCGCCGAGACGGTACCGGGATTCTCAAGCGCCTCGGCCTGCGCGAAGGCAAGGCCGGGCACCAGGGACAGGAGGACAAGCAGGGCGTATCGCACAGGGGATTCCAGACGGGGGCCGGCGGGGAGAGGCGGAAAGGGGGTTTCCCGCGTCAGTAGCCGACCGAGTTGAAGAGGAAGGGGTAGGTGATGATGACGACGCCGCCCTTGGGGGAAGGGAAGGCCCACGTCTTCAGGTTGCTGAGGATGCAGGACTCGACGGCGCTGTTGCGCAGCGTGGAGGACTTGGTCTTCGCCGCGGCCACGCGGCCGTTGCCGCCAATGGTCCACTCGAGCACCACCTTGCCGGCGAGGCCCGGATCCTTGAGCAGGGCCCGCTCATAGCAGGCGTGGACTTCCTGGAGGTGGCTGTTGATGACCTTGGCCACGGCCTCGCGGTCGATGCTGCCCTGGGCCGCGGACACGCTGCGGGCGGTGGCGCGCGTGACGGTGCCGCCCACCTTGCCCTTGCCCACGCCGCCCGCGCCCAGCGCGCCGATGCCGCCGCCGCCCTTGCCCCGCAGAATCTCCGCGCCCAGCGTGGCGCCGCCGCCCTTGCCGCCGCCCGCGAGGCCGAACGTGCCCAGGCCCGCGTTGGCGATGGGCGCCTTTCCAATCAGGCCCGCCAGCTTGTAGTTGGACGCCTTGGCGTTCTTGGCGCCGGGGCCGCTGCCCAGCTTGTCCACCGCCGCGAGCAAGTCGTTGGCCGCGGGCCCGGCGGCCGACAGCTTGGCCAGGGCCTTGAGGGCGCGGGACTCGGGCGGGGGCGGGGCCACCTCCTTCGGCTTGGCCACGGGCGCCTTCTCCACGGGCTTGGGCGTGGGCTTCTCGGCCACCTTCTGCGGCGTCTCCTTGGGCTTGGCCTTCTGCTTGATGGCCTCGAGCTTCTTCTTCGCCTCCTCCTTCTTCTTCGGCTCGGGCATCAGCAGGCGCAGCGCCACGGGCGGGAGGTTCTTCTGGGTGAAGTCCGGGGCCTCGGGCAGCGCGGGCTTCAGGGCGAGGAAGGCGCCCAGGGCCGCGGTGAAGAAGGCGAAGCTCGCCAGCGCCAGCCAGGGCAGGCCCTTGAGCGGGTTGACCCAGACGCGCTCGGGCACGGGCGCGGCGTAGGCCACCAGCGACATCTGCCCTTGCGTCAGACGCACGGAGGCGCCCTCGCGCAGGGTGACGAAGCGGCGGTTGCCGTCGGACTCGAGCCCCGTGGCGTTGAGCGCCTGGAAGCGCCCATCCGCGCCGCCGCGCTCCACGCCAGTGCCAGGAGGCACGAAGAGGCGGTAGGCGCCGTTGAGCGACTCGGCGAGCGTGAAGGCCTCCTCGGGCAGGGCGAAGCCCCACAGGGGCATGCCGGCGCTCGCGTCGCTGGCGGCCTTCAGGGGCTTCTTGCCCGGACGGAAGCGGATGGCCTCGCGGCGGACGGTGCCCCAG from Stigmatella aurantiaca encodes:
- a CDS encoding outer membrane beta-barrel domain-containing protein — protein: MRYALLVLLSLVPGLAFAQAEALENPGTVSAVQDRLYRLNHELTLGVGALPADAFYKGYFAALGYTYHFSDSFAWQVGRGAYSYNVETSLRRQLERDFGVAPTANAFEDEVQWMVGSDVVWSPFYGKTAFLNRRVLHFEAFVLAGATVFKLNRDDGFRPAANIGVGLRLFTSQHISFRLDVTNNILFAGASRIVNVPTFQLATAFNFGATE
- a CDS encoding tetratricopeptide repeat protein, whose amino-acid sequence is MSGTLGSLLAAALLTAAPASPSRGGDRAFNPIVSKAKEREEMIARLKRDIFKVDRSIGETERLIAKSRNAPYLPDLQFRLAELYVEKSRYVYYLQAESRPEGATGAIVSPETRLMKNKAVQMYYRLLREYPDFHDGDKVTFYLAHEQRELGQFDEMLKTLGELTRKYPTSPLRLEAEQILGDHFFDKADLAEAEKHYAAILALPPSPVHDLARYKMGWIRVNQARHADAVVFFEAAAASEPLPGVDAKKALNVKREALLDLVYSYTEARPAKGALNYFEKLSESRATFALALDKLGNRYFIKQQYEYAIPALRKLMEIQFDPELDLERGQKLYDALKASKGKVLPEPTDIRFLVRSAVQSKTDPELPEPERKKYLAELEEMARDLSTQLHLAAQKKDDKALYVTAAAAYQEYLSLFRPEQYVRPIMKNRAEALFASGAFPEAARQYEELARYEDKAKQKDEKAAGEAVYAALLSHFSTLKPEEAQKRTAFEVADARQALKLLGSNYITRFPQSPNVMEVRFNIARAYYEDGDYPKASELFTAFALAHPNHKDAPAAGNLALDSLRQINDFKGLEETGKKFIGTALPAKFQEDVRRILTQSRAEALDELALQSAQETGDVIQGLTQVAEQNKNTEIGEKALYGAFTAAREKRDLGSERELGAKLLADYPKSQYLPDVLLTLGRHAAEAAAFDEAAEWFEKVGQKLGADVTGVDGWLNAARLRLALGEYKDAARNLEAASEVAGPRKAEVLVLLAETRMKQKDPARAKQSAELALALDKTSTGAAAILAEVQATTAPKEPPDKLIATLTTAVQGPNGQTEEAAKGLWYLGEILYRGYKDLPADQVEEKVASLQGMEGIYTQAASLGYPEWAVASLWKLGLAYGHLADVVDATPPPAGLSAAEAKTFQTAVKEQVAPLRTRAEDAFKACLSRAEQLEVFSAAVVGCRSRSESAALPVPASGAPARSAAVDELRKKAEATLSADALEALGMAYLENHQYARAQLTFGRVTELQDTRAGAHNALGWALLNQGDAMSAREAYARALEADPTYGKARLNLAALRCRFGDAAGAKRELSVLKDLASLTGPDVDAAWKGCK
- a CDS encoding AgmX/PglI C-terminal domain-containing protein, yielding MSGQPSVLQVVILRDGLLIGTEVFVPGSYAIGSDPGSDLVLDDASIEPRHAVLYFQNGRSAIQDAGTVSGVYVNGHRVTACEIRPVDEVLCGPFVLKTRVLSQRPDAKPQPPPEVAALLGSAPAPAARPAPRAPLPPAGGVTTAPQWGTTEAPPEISVSTVPIAYAPVKPAAPAPPAMAPVIVEAPPAGPSRGARGASLQASPAAAPRPVPVPMAAPAPVPASTMPSARRRAAPEAPRAEESLPSLMLADDLLDGLDLDTPPVPEAKPAVKPEASPLRAPRMAPGKGPAQLYLELYWGTVRREAIRFRPGKKPLKAASDASAGMPLWGFALPEEAFTLAESLNGAYRLFVPPGTGVERGGADGRFQALNATGLESDGNRRFVTLREGASVRLTQGQMSLVAYAAPVPERVWVNPLKGLPWLALASFAFFTAALGAFLALKPALPEAPDFTQKNLPPVALRLLMPEPKKKEEAKKKLEAIKQKAKPKETPQKVAEKPTPKPVEKAPVAKPKEVAPPPPESRALKALAKLSAAGPAANDLLAAVDKLGSGPGAKNAKASNYKLAGLIGKAPIANAGLGTFGLAGGGKGGGATLGAEILRGKGGGGIGALGAGGVGKGKVGGTVTRATARSVSAAQGSIDREAVAKVINSHLQEVHACYERALLKDPGLAGKVVLEWTIGGNGRVAAAKTKSSTLRNSAVESCILSNLKTWAFPSPKGGVVIITYPFLFNSVGY